One Fusobacterium nucleatum genomic window carries:
- the rpsH gene encoding 30S ribosomal protein S8, with the protein MYLTDPIADMLTRVRNANAVMHEKVDIPHSKMKERIAEILKEQGYISNFKIVTDEGNKKSIRVYLKYAGKERVIKGLKRISKPGRRVYSSVEDMPRVLSGLGIAIVSTSKGVITDKVARAEKVGGEVLAFVW; encoded by the coding sequence ATGTATTTAACAGATCCAATTGCTGATATGTTAACAAGAGTAAGAAATGCTAATGCAGTTATGCATGAAAAAGTAGATATACCTCACTCAAAGATGAAAGAAAGAATCGCTGAAATCTTAAAAGAGCAAGGATATATTTCTAATTTCAAAATTGTTACTGATGAAGGAAATAAGAAAAGTATAAGAGTTTATTTAAAATATGCTGGAAAAGAAAGAGTTATAAAAGGACTAAAGAGAATTTCTAAACCTGGAAGAAGAGTTTACTCTTCTGTGGAAGATATGCCAAGAGTTTTATCTGGTCTTGGAATTGCAATAGTTTCAACTTCAAAAGGTGTTATTACTGATAAAGTTGCTAGAGCAGAAAAAGTTGGTGGAGAAGTCCTTGCATTTGTTTGGTAA
- the rpsN gene encoding 30S ribosomal protein S14, whose translation MAKKSMIARDVKRAKLVDKYAEKRAELKKRIAAGDMEAMFELNKLPKDSSAVRKRNRCQLDGRPRGYMREFGISRVKFRQLAGAGLIPGVKKSSW comes from the coding sequence ATGGCGAAAAAGTCAATGATCGCAAGAGATGTTAAAAGAGCAAAACTTGTTGACAAATATGCTGAAAAAAGAGCTGAATTAAAGAAAAGAATAGCAGCTGGAGATATGGAAGCTATGTTTGAATTAAATAAACTTCCAAAAGATTCATCAGCTGTTAGAAAAAGAAATAGATGTCAATTAGATGGTAGACCAAGAGGATATATGAGAGAATTCGGAATATCAAGAGTTAAGTTTAGACAACTTGCTGGTGCTGGGTTAATACCTGGTGTAAAAAAATCATCTTGGTAA
- the secY gene encoding preprotein translocase subunit SecY has protein sequence MTLMEKFNSRLSSIVKIPELRERIIFTLLMFLVARVGTLIPAPGVDVDRLSSMASQSDVLSYINMFSGGAFTRISIFSLGIIPYINASIVVSLLVSIIPQLEEIQKEGESGRNRITQWTRYLTIALAIIQGTGVCLWLQSVGLIYNPGLSFFVRTVTTLTAGTVFLMWVGEQISIKGIGNGVSLIIFLNVISRAPSSVIQTIQTMQGNKFLIPLLVLVAFLGTVTIAGIVLFQLGQRKIPIHYVGKGFTSKGGMGQNSYIPLRLNTAGVMPVIFASVFMLIPGVIVNALPSTLSIKTTLSIIFGQNHPVYMILYALVIMFFSFFYTALVFDPEKVAENLKQGGGTIPGIRPGEETVEYLEGVASRITWGGGLFLAIISILPYVIFTSMGLPVYFGGTGIIIVVGVALDTIQQIDAHLVMRDYKGFI, from the coding sequence ATGACTTTAATGGAGAAATTTAACTCTAGATTAAGTAGTATAGTAAAAATTCCTGAACTTAGAGAAAGAATTATTTTCACATTACTAATGTTTTTAGTTGCCAGAGTAGGAACTCTAATTCCTGCTCCTGGTGTAGATGTGGATAGATTGTCATCAATGGCTTCACAAAGTGATGTACTTAGTTATATAAATATGTTTTCTGGTGGAGCTTTTACAAGAATATCTATATTTTCATTAGGAATTATTCCTTACATCAATGCTTCAATAGTTGTAAGTTTACTAGTATCTATTATTCCTCAACTTGAAGAAATTCAAAAAGAAGGGGAATCTGGAAGAAATAGAATAACTCAATGGACAAGATACTTGACAATAGCACTTGCTATTATTCAAGGAACTGGAGTTTGTCTTTGGTTACAATCTGTTGGTTTAATCTATAATCCAGGACTAAGCTTTTTTGTAAGAACAGTAACAACCCTAACAGCTGGAACAGTATTCTTAATGTGGGTTGGAGAACAAATATCTATCAAAGGAATAGGTAATGGAGTATCACTTATTATATTCTTAAATGTAATATCAAGAGCTCCTTCAAGTGTTATCCAAACAATTCAAACTATGCAAGGAAATAAATTCTTAATACCTTTATTGGTATTAGTAGCATTCCTTGGTACAGTTACAATAGCTGGAATAGTATTATTTCAACTTGGTCAAAGAAAAATCCCTATTCATTATGTTGGAAAAGGATTTACTTCAAAAGGTGGAATGGGACAAAATTCATATATACCATTGAGACTTAACACAGCAGGAGTAATGCCTGTAATCTTTGCCTCAGTGTTTATGTTAATCCCAGGAGTTATAGTAAATGCACTACCTTCAACATTATCTATTAAAACAACTTTATCTATAATATTTGGGCAAAATCACCCTGTATATATGATATTGTATGCTTTAGTAATAATGTTCTTCTCATTCTTCTACACTGCATTAGTTTTTGATCCTGAAAAGGTTGCAGAAAATTTAAAACAAGGTGGAGGAACTATACCTGGAATCAGACCAGGAGAAGAAACTGTGGAATATCTTGAAGGTGTTGCTTCAAGAATTACATGGGGTGGAGGACTTTTCTTAGCTATAATTTCAATACTACCATATGTAATATTTACATCAATGGGGCTTCCAGTTTATTTTGGAGGAACAGGAATAATAATTGTTGTTGGTGTTGCATTAGATACTATACAACAAATAGATGCTCATTTAGTTATGAGAGACTATAAAGGATTTATTTAA
- the rpmD gene encoding 50S ribosomal protein L30 translates to MARLRIELVKSIIGRKPNHIATVKSLGLKKMHDVVEHNETPELKGKLAQVSYLLKVEEVQA, encoded by the coding sequence ATGGCAAGACTTAGAATAGAGCTTGTAAAAAGCATTATCGGAAGAAAGCCTAATCATATAGCAACTGTAAAGTCGCTAGGGCTTAAGAAAATGCATGATGTAGTAGAACATAATGAAACACCTGAATTAAAAGGAAAATTAGCTCAAGTTTCTTATTTGTTAAAAGTTGAGGAGGTGCAAGCATAG
- the rplO gene encoding 50S ribosomal protein L15, translating into MKLNELSPSVPKKNRKRIGRGNSSGWGKTAGKGSNGQNSRAGGGVKPYFEGGQMPIYRRVPKRGFSNAIFKKEYTVISLAFLNENFEDGEEVSLETLFNKCLIKKGRDGVKVLGNGELNKKLTVKVHKISKSAKAAVEAKGGTVELVEVKGFERAETNK; encoded by the coding sequence GTGAAACTTAATGAATTATCACCTTCAGTTCCTAAGAAGAACAGAAAAAGAATAGGAAGAGGAAACTCATCTGGTTGGGGAAAAACAGCTGGAAAAGGTAGCAATGGACAAAATTCAAGAGCAGGTGGAGGAGTAAAACCTTATTTTGAAGGTGGACAAATGCCTATATATAGAAGAGTTCCTAAAAGAGGATTCTCTAATGCTATATTCAAAAAAGAATATACTGTAATATCTTTAGCATTTTTAAATGAAAATTTTGAAGATGGTGAAGAAGTAAGCCTAGAAACTTTATTCAACAAATGCCTAATTAAAAAAGGTAGAGATGGAGTTAAAGTTTTAGGAAATGGTGAACTTAATAAAAAATTAACTGTTAAAGTACATAAAATATCTAAATCAGCAAAAGCTGCTGTTGAAGCAAAAGGTGGAACAGTTGAACTTGTTGAAGTTAAAGGTTTTGAAAGAGCAGAAACTAATAAATAA
- the rplR gene encoding 50S ribosomal protein L18, producing MFKKVDRKASRQKKQMSIRNKISGTPERPRLSVFRSNTNIFAQLIDDVNGVTLVSASTIDKALKGSIANGGNIEAAKAVGKAIAERAKEKGIDAIVFDRSGYKYTGRVAALAEAAREAGLSF from the coding sequence TTGTTTAAAAAAGTTGATAGAAAAGCATCAAGACAAAAAAAGCAAATGTCAATAAGAAATAAAATTTCTGGAACTCCAGAAAGACCTAGACTTTCAGTTTTTAGATCAAATACTAACATTTTTGCTCAATTAATAGATGATGTAAATGGAGTTACTTTAGTATCTGCATCTACAATAGATAAAGCATTAAAAGGAAGTATTGCTAACGGTGGAAACATAGAAGCAGCAAAAGCCGTTGGAAAAGCAATCGCTGAAAGAGCTAAAGAAAAAGGAATAGATGCTATCGTTTTTGATAGATCAGGATATAAATATACAGGAAGAGTAGCGGCTCTTGCAGAAGCGGCTAGAGAAGCTGGATTAAGCTTCTAA
- the rplF gene encoding 50S ribosomal protein L6 — MSRVGKKPIAVPSGVEFSVKDNVVTVKGPKGTLKKEFNNNITIKLEDGHITVERPNDEPFIRAIHGTTRALINNMVKGVHEGYRKTLTLVGVGYRAATKGKGLEISLGYSHPVIIDEIPGITFSVEKNTTIHIDGIEKELVGQVAANIRAKRPPEPYKGKGVKYADEHIRRKEGKKS, encoded by the coding sequence ATGTCAAGAGTAGGTAAAAAACCTATAGCTGTGCCTTCTGGAGTTGAATTTTCAGTAAAAGACAATGTTGTTACTGTAAAAGGACCAAAGGGTACATTAAAAAAAGAATTTAATAATAATATAACTATAAAATTAGAAGATGGGCATATCACAGTTGAAAGACCTAATGATGAACCATTTATAAGAGCGATTCATGGAACTACAAGAGCTTTAATCAATAATATGGTTAAAGGAGTACATGAAGGATACAGAAAAACTCTTACTTTAGTAGGGGTTGGGTATAGGGCAGCAACTAAAGGAAAAGGATTAGAAATATCTTTAGGATATTCTCACCCAGTAATCATAGATGAAATACCTGGAATTACTTTTTCTGTTGAAAAGAATACTACTATTCATATAGATGGAATAGAAAAAGAATTAGTAGGTCAAGTTGCAGCTAATATTAGGGCTAAGAGACCACCTGAACCGTATAAAGGTAAAGGGGTTAAATATGCTGATGAACATATTAGAAGAAAAGAAGGTAAAAAGTCTTAA
- the rplE gene encoding 50S ribosomal protein L5, translating into MDKYVSRYHKFYNEVVVPKLMKELEIKNIMECPKLEKIIVNMGVGEATQNSKLIDAAMADLTIITGQKPLLRKAKKSEAGFKLREGMPIGAKVTLRKERMYDFLDRLVNVVLPRVRDFEGVPSNSFDGRGNYSVGLRDQLVFPEIDFDKVEKLLGMSITMVSSAKTDEEGRALLKAFGMPFKK; encoded by the coding sequence GTGGATAAATATGTTTCAAGATACCACAAGTTCTATAATGAAGTAGTGGTTCCTAAATTAATGAAAGAATTAGAAATTAAAAATATCATGGAATGCCCAAAACTAGAAAAAATAATAGTTAATATGGGAGTTGGAGAAGCTACTCAAAACTCTAAGTTAATAGATGCTGCCATGGCTGATTTAACAATAATCACTGGACAAAAGCCATTATTGAGAAAAGCTAAAAAATCTGAAGCTGGTTTCAAATTAAGAGAAGGAATGCCTATTGGAGCAAAAGTTACTTTAAGAAAAGAAAGAATGTATGATTTCTTAGATAGATTAGTAAATGTAGTTCTTCCAAGAGTAAGAGACTTTGAAGGAGTTCCTAGCAACTCATTTGATGGAAGAGGAAATTATTCAGTAGGATTGAGAGACCAATTAGTATTTCCTGAAATAGATTTTGATAAAGTTGAAAAACTTTTAGGAATGTCTATCACTATGGTTTCTTCTGCAAAAACAGATGAAGAAGGAAGAGCATTACTAAAGGCTTTTGGAATGCCTTTCAAGAAGTAG
- the rpsE gene encoding 30S ribosomal protein S5, with product MLNREDNQYQEKLLKISRVSKTTKGGRTISFSVLAAVGDGEGKIGLGLGKANGVPDAIRKAVAAAKKNIVKVSLKNNTIPHEITGKWGATTLWMAPAYEGTGVIAGSASREILELVGVHDILTKIKGSRNKHNVARATVEALKLLRTAEEIAALRGLEVKDILS from the coding sequence TTGTTGAACAGAGAAGATAATCAATATCAAGAAAAACTATTGAAGATATCTAGAGTTTCTAAGACAACTAAGGGAGGAAGAACTATATCTTTCTCAGTATTAGCTGCTGTTGGAGATGGAGAAGGTAAAATAGGATTAGGACTAGGAAAAGCAAATGGTGTTCCTGATGCTATAAGAAAAGCTGTTGCAGCTGCAAAGAAAAATATTGTAAAAGTATCTTTAAAAAATAATACAATACCTCATGAAATTACTGGTAAATGGGGAGCAACTACTTTATGGATGGCACCAGCATATGAAGGGACTGGAGTAATAGCTGGTTCTGCTTCAAGAGAAATATTAGAATTAGTTGGAGTTCATGACATTTTAACTAAAATTAAAGGGTCAAGAAATAAACATAATGTAGCAAGAGCTACAGTGGAAGCATTAAAATTACTTAGAACTGCTGAAGAAATAGCAGCTTTAAGAGGATTAGAAGTTAAGGATATCTTAAGCTAG